In a single window of the Halobacteriovorax sp. DA5 genome:
- a CDS encoding peptidase U32 family protein has translation MKTTTYLNNLNDLPNIIANKATISEVILATRLFSQVGKLTIEEMSQAIDSLKSEGISYCLEWDILMTESRFSMYKEQFRKYADLEFKSIRLRDPGAINFCLNEYPELDIDLLLDTGGHHNLHSIKVWKKLIGERLRKIVLSIELSSGVVKEFCSEIKSWVVETELLVFGRILLFYTPRNLVSPLYSDEKLEDDYIEVSGSSEESPHKGFPIVENQHGTFMFNTKDQFLLEYIDELKECGVNDLRVDTRHLENNNLLSDVISLVNDFDKDKAKEIKEQFGNSTTRGFFHVNKSDVLFKKLKNKRTQRQDEGFLGEVVDVVKKSHMAILIKGMRGQDRALSVGDELRLTTPDGKVKTTRVHKITHTNGTETEFAKTGDLILVAHVSGVSVKTMAYKN, from the coding sequence ATGAAGACAACAACATACCTAAATAATTTAAATGATCTTCCTAATATTATCGCTAATAAGGCAACAATTAGTGAAGTTATTCTAGCGACTCGTCTGTTTTCTCAAGTTGGGAAACTAACAATTGAAGAGATGTCCCAGGCCATCGATTCTTTAAAGTCTGAAGGAATCTCTTATTGTCTTGAGTGGGATATTCTAATGACTGAATCTCGCTTTAGCATGTATAAAGAACAATTTAGAAAATATGCTGATCTTGAATTTAAAAGTATTCGCTTAAGAGATCCTGGAGCAATCAATTTTTGTCTAAATGAATATCCAGAACTTGATATTGATCTTCTTCTCGATACGGGGGGACATCATAACCTACATTCAATCAAGGTTTGGAAGAAACTAATTGGTGAGCGTTTAAGAAAGATTGTTTTATCAATTGAGTTATCAAGTGGTGTGGTTAAAGAGTTTTGCTCAGAAATTAAATCTTGGGTCGTAGAAACTGAGCTTCTTGTATTTGGTCGCATTTTACTTTTCTATACACCTCGTAATCTTGTCTCTCCTTTGTATTCAGATGAGAAACTAGAAGACGACTATATTGAAGTGAGTGGCTCTAGTGAAGAATCTCCGCATAAAGGTTTTCCAATTGTTGAAAATCAACATGGAACATTTATGTTCAATACGAAGGATCAATTTCTATTAGAATATATTGATGAACTGAAAGAGTGCGGAGTTAATGATTTAAGAGTGGATACGCGCCATCTTGAAAATAATAATCTTCTTTCTGATGTTATCTCTTTAGTAAATGACTTCGATAAGGATAAAGCAAAAGAAATTAAAGAACAATTTGGCAACTCTACTACTCGTGGTTTCTTTCACGTAAATAAGTCTGATGTACTTTTTAAGAAGCTAAAAAATAAGCGCACTCAACGTCAAGACGAAGGCTTTTTAGGTGAAGTCGTTGATGTTGTGAAAAAGTCTCATATGGCCATTCTTATTAAGGGAATGCGTGGGCAGGATCGTGCCCTAAGTGTAGGAGATGAGCTTCGTTTAACAACGCCTGATGGAAAAGTTAAAACAACTAGAGTTCATAAAATTACACATACTAATGGAACAGAAACAGAGTTTGCTAAGACTGGAGACTTAATTCTTGTTGCGCACGTTAGTGGTGTAAGTGTTAAGACAATGGCCTATAAAAATTAA
- a CDS encoding SAM-dependent methyltransferase: MAKQSKYGTLYLIATPIDEQNPLETTALNLLKSAIEKREQSLFLIEDLKPCRRRWIRFGLEREIIEDFILFNEHTQVEIENDLISKIQSGKDAYLMSDGGLPAFCDPGQKLVKRCHELGIRVTCTPHSNSISLAVALSGIDCANFTFAGFPPRRPEERKEFLKKLAKVDMPKILMDTPYRLTRLLEESVEVFGERIGFVGMELNGEEEELKYGKLSKLLKEVSGLKKEFILIIK; the protein is encoded by the coding sequence ATGGCCAAACAAAGTAAATACGGAACTCTATATTTAATTGCAACTCCTATTGATGAGCAAAATCCGCTAGAGACTACAGCTTTAAATTTATTAAAGTCTGCTATTGAAAAGCGTGAGCAAAGTCTTTTTCTAATCGAGGACTTAAAGCCTTGTCGTAGACGTTGGATAAGATTTGGACTTGAGCGAGAGATTATTGAAGACTTTATTCTCTTCAATGAGCACACTCAAGTTGAGATAGAAAACGATCTCATCTCAAAGATCCAAAGCGGTAAAGATGCTTATTTAATGAGCGATGGAGGCCTTCCGGCCTTTTGTGATCCAGGTCAAAAACTAGTTAAAAGGTGTCATGAACTTGGTATTCGTGTCACTTGTACGCCTCATAGTAATTCTATTTCACTAGCTGTAGCGCTATCTGGTATTGATTGTGCAAATTTCACCTTTGCTGGTTTCCCTCCTCGAAGACCAGAGGAGCGCAAAGAATTTCTAAAGAAATTAGCAAAAGTCGATATGCCTAAGATACTAATGGATACTCCCTATCGCTTAACAAGACTTCTTGAAGAGTCTGTTGAAGTATTTGGTGAGCGTATTGGCTTTGTTGGGATGGAACTTAACGGTGAGGAAGAAGAATTAAAATATGGTAAGTTGTCGAAATTACTCAAAGAAGTTTCTGGTTTAAAGAAAGAGTTCATTCTTATCATAAAGTAA
- a CDS encoding enoyl-CoA hydratase/isomerase family protein yields MSNFFKYNTLNISLSRQTRTCNVVVANNEQFFNTSTYLNELEHFFDWLTNKIEIHSVVFKFASDDIELFKKEELRFFDEVNLGNTLQQLARLSWGQLLLPQTILWSFQKSACPFSLELAMGGDIRYCAPSFSVTFNQLDKGITPMAGMNTLTNEKANSAKLMQYLLSSQSVGADALISAGLIGKILYSENELEDIVTRISKQSPTARIQTKRSFNNALIKAMEDDLLEEITFANSTLATGDFKNYANGKDFINPRDFARVLKQTPTVAEAI; encoded by the coding sequence ATGAGTAATTTCTTTAAGTACAATACACTCAATATTTCACTATCTAGACAAACTCGCACTTGTAACGTTGTTGTTGCTAACAATGAGCAGTTTTTCAATACTTCAACGTACTTAAATGAACTCGAACACTTCTTTGATTGGTTAACTAATAAAATTGAAATTCATTCGGTAGTTTTTAAATTTGCTAGTGATGATATTGAATTATTCAAGAAAGAAGAATTAAGATTCTTCGATGAAGTAAACCTTGGTAATACCCTACAGCAACTCGCAAGGTTAAGTTGGGGACAACTATTATTACCACAGACGATCCTTTGGTCATTTCAAAAATCAGCTTGCCCATTTAGTCTTGAATTAGCTATGGGTGGTGATATTCGCTACTGTGCTCCTTCTTTTAGTGTGACATTTAACCAACTTGATAAGGGAATCACACCAATGGCCGGTATGAATACCCTTACTAATGAAAAAGCAAATAGTGCAAAGCTTATGCAATACCTACTATCTTCTCAAAGCGTAGGTGCCGATGCTCTTATAAGCGCAGGCCTCATCGGTAAAATCCTTTACAGCGAAAATGAACTTGAAGATATTGTAACTCGTATTTCTAAACAGTCTCCTACTGCAAGAATTCAAACAAAGAGATCATTTAACAACGCTCTTATTAAAGCAATGGAAGATGACCTTTTAGAGGAAATTACTTTTGCTAACTCAACGTTGGCCACAGGTGACTTTAAAAACTACGCAAATGGGAAGGACTTCATTAATCCACGCGACTTTGCCCGTGTTTTAAAGCAAACTCCTACTGTTGCAGAGGCCATCTAG
- a CDS encoding U32 family peptidase produces MKDAKNTRWVPELLAPAGSLEKLKVAISYGANAVYLGGQKYGLRQAADNFTIDEIREGVEFAHERGALVYVVLNSFFHDKDFDGLLDFIKELDDVGVDAVIVSDPGVINYIAENTNLEVHLSTQASCLNVESAKLWKKLGVTRIVLGREVSIADAKKIKEEAGVEIEMFVHGSMCMAYSGNCVISNYTQGRDSNRGGCAHSCRFEYKIEDGKKELNSYFMSSKDLEGIRLLQDFIDAGIDSLKVEGRMKSPMYAGTISMVYSGALAYYKEHGNFLSDDLLKWEEELTKVTHRAYTQASLVDEADETSIYNDREHEDKTYRAIGKVAQVVDNEFIVVDVRSAFELGESLEIMPFSNAHVDVRVDHISNLAGENFERTRPGALFKIPYVAGVEVNNLVRAKVVS; encoded by the coding sequence ATGAAAGATGCAAAAAACACCAGATGGGTACCCGAGCTTTTAGCTCCAGCAGGTAGCCTAGAAAAATTGAAAGTGGCCATTAGTTACGGTGCAAATGCCGTTTATCTTGGTGGTCAAAAGTATGGACTTCGCCAAGCGGCCGATAACTTCACTATTGATGAGATACGTGAAGGGGTTGAGTTTGCTCACGAGCGTGGCGCTCTTGTCTACGTCGTCTTAAACTCATTCTTCCATGATAAGGATTTTGACGGCCTACTTGATTTTATCAAAGAGCTCGATGATGTTGGCGTTGATGCGGTAATCGTTTCTGATCCTGGCGTTATTAATTATATCGCGGAAAATACTAATCTCGAGGTTCACTTATCAACACAAGCAAGCTGTTTAAACGTTGAAAGTGCAAAGCTTTGGAAAAAACTTGGCGTAACTAGGATTGTTCTTGGCCGTGAAGTTTCAATTGCGGATGCCAAGAAGATCAAAGAAGAAGCCGGTGTTGAAATCGAGATGTTCGTGCACGGTTCAATGTGTATGGCCTATTCCGGAAATTGTGTCATTTCAAATTATACGCAAGGACGTGACTCTAATCGTGGTGGTTGTGCTCACAGTTGTCGCTTTGAATACAAAATCGAAGACGGTAAAAAAGAGCTTAATAGTTATTTCATGAGTTCTAAAGATCTTGAAGGTATTAGACTTTTACAAGACTTTATTGATGCAGGAATCGATTCGCTAAAAGTAGAAGGACGTATGAAGTCTCCTATGTATGCTGGAACGATTTCTATGGTTTATTCAGGCGCCCTTGCTTATTACAAAGAGCATGGAAACTTCTTAAGTGATGATCTTTTAAAATGGGAAGAGGAACTTACGAAAGTTACTCACCGTGCTTATACGCAAGCTTCTTTAGTTGATGAAGCTGATGAAACATCAATATATAACGATCGTGAACACGAGGACAAAACATACAGGGCAATTGGTAAAGTTGCTCAAGTTGTCGATAACGAATTTATCGTCGTTGATGTTAGAAGTGCATTTGAACTAGGAGAGTCTCTTGAGATTATGCCTTTTTCTAATGCTCATGTTGATGTAAGAGTTGATCATATTTCAAATCTTGCGGGGGAGAATTTTGAACGTACACGTCCTGGTGCACTTTTTAAAATCCCTTATGTTGCAGGTGTTGAGGTAAACAACCTTGTACGTGCAAAGGTTGTTAGCTAA
- a CDS encoding cyclic nucleotide-binding domain-containing protein, whose product MRIVHNENTIIIKQGDSSDTIYLVEEGELLVFVVDGNKVSPVALVGPGEMIGEMAFFAGTHRAAYVMAKSKVTLMEIDSETIKEQLPDWLFKMTKNVVDRIHHLDKVIAKSGIKRKKADTIKPLSIEEQREILTLIK is encoded by the coding sequence ATGAGAATTGTTCATAATGAAAATACTATCATCATTAAACAAGGAGACTCTTCGGACACAATCTATCTAGTGGAGGAAGGAGAATTACTTGTCTTTGTTGTTGATGGCAATAAGGTAAGTCCAGTTGCACTAGTTGGCCCAGGGGAGATGATTGGAGAGATGGCCTTTTTTGCAGGCACTCACCGCGCAGCTTATGTCATGGCAAAGTCAAAGGTAACCCTTATGGAAATCGATAGTGAAACGATCAAAGAACAACTACCTGATTGGCTATTTAAGATGACAAAGAATGTGGTTGATCGTATTCATCATCTCGATAAAGTTATTGCTAAAAGTGGAATCAAAAGAAAAAAAGCTGACACGATTAAACCACTTAGTATTGAAGAACAAAGAGAGATTCTAACTCTCATAAAATAA
- a CDS encoding mevalonate kinase, with the protein MENIGSFSAKILLFGEYSIIRSSKALAMPYALFDGKLNFPEDQNTGIDSELSAFSQYLKKQNEKGKLSFNFDHQSFSFDISSGIRFKSTIPQGYGVGSSGALCAAVFDRYARICDEQRNDIAFLKDCFKEMESHFHGSSSGVDPLISYLNVPLLIDSKKQLTEVVLKNDSKGPGLFLLNTGRARRTEPLVNLFMEKCSSKDFAYLCDRVLTPISDECIKYYIADDREQLWKKFKELSSFQFEHFNPMIPALYRDLWSEGLESDDFYLKLCGAGGGGFLLGLARDISKLPTQLANFELRPV; encoded by the coding sequence ATGGAAAATATCGGAAGCTTCAGTGCTAAAATTCTTCTTTTTGGTGAGTATTCAATTATTCGTTCTTCAAAAGCATTAGCAATGCCTTATGCTCTTTTTGATGGGAAATTAAATTTTCCAGAAGATCAAAATACTGGAATTGATTCTGAGCTTTCTGCATTTTCTCAATACTTAAAAAAACAAAATGAGAAAGGGAAGCTAAGCTTTAACTTTGATCATCAATCTTTTTCTTTTGATATTTCTAGCGGTATTAGATTTAAATCGACTATCCCTCAAGGCTATGGTGTTGGGAGCTCTGGTGCTCTTTGTGCAGCCGTTTTCGATCGCTATGCTCGTATATGTGATGAACAAAGAAATGATATCGCATTCTTAAAAGATTGCTTTAAAGAAATGGAGTCGCATTTTCATGGTTCTTCATCTGGAGTTGATCCGCTTATAAGCTATCTAAATGTTCCACTATTAATTGATAGTAAGAAGCAACTAACTGAAGTCGTTCTTAAAAATGATTCCAAAGGGCCAGGGCTTTTCCTTTTAAATACTGGCCGTGCAAGAAGAACTGAGCCATTGGTAAATCTTTTTATGGAAAAGTGTTCATCTAAGGATTTTGCCTATCTTTGTGATCGTGTTTTAACACCGATTTCAGATGAGTGCATTAAGTACTATATTGCTGATGATCGCGAACAACTTTGGAAGAAGTTTAAAGAGCTGTCATCTTTTCAGTTTGAACATTTTAATCCGATGATTCCTGCTCTCTATCGTGATCTTTGGAGCGAGGGGCTTGAGTCAGATGATTTTTATTTAAAGCTTTGTGGCGCCGGAGGGGGAGGATTCCTTCTAGGCTTGGCCCGAGATATCTCTAAGCTTCCTACACAGCTAGCTAATTTTGAATTAAGACCAGTATAA
- the mvaD gene encoding diphosphomevalonate decarboxylase: MSTNFKLTNYNIEKLNEGRSFTVKSPSNIALIKYWGKYGEQLPSNPSLSVTLDNAHTLTTYKITKSNKFELDFKFESLKNEKFQARVEKFFNRAIEFFPFINECNIEMDSMNSFPHSSGIASSAASMSNFASALCEIEKLVTEEDHDEEYYLKKASFMARLGSGSASRSLFPKMSIWGKSVQGSSQDYAIGLDSFDKSFEGICDSIAIVSASEKAVSSTAGHALMNTHPFAKTRFLNACNNFNSLCFALSSGDFNSFAEIVEAEALELHGLMMNSKPSFILMEPNTLAIIAKIRNFRAQSGAKICFTLDAGPNVHILYLKEDEAKVRQFIEEEVTKLCHNEIVIHDHMGNGVEVEFLNRES; encoded by the coding sequence ATGTCCACTAATTTCAAGTTAACGAATTATAATATAGAAAAATTAAATGAAGGCCGCTCTTTCACAGTAAAGAGCCCTTCAAATATTGCATTAATCAAGTACTGGGGGAAATATGGGGAGCAACTGCCTTCTAATCCTTCACTGAGTGTGACACTTGATAATGCTCACACTTTAACAACTTATAAGATTACTAAATCTAATAAATTTGAATTAGATTTTAAATTTGAATCTCTTAAGAATGAAAAGTTTCAGGCACGTGTTGAGAAATTCTTTAATCGCGCCATCGAATTCTTCCCATTCATTAATGAGTGCAATATTGAAATGGATTCAATGAACTCATTTCCTCATTCTTCAGGGATTGCTTCTTCCGCTGCTTCAATGTCTAACTTTGCAAGTGCACTATGTGAAATCGAGAAGCTTGTTACTGAAGAAGATCACGACGAAGAGTACTATCTAAAGAAAGCTTCTTTTATGGCCAGATTAGGATCAGGGAGTGCTTCTCGCTCGCTTTTTCCAAAAATGTCGATTTGGGGAAAATCTGTTCAAGGTAGTTCTCAAGACTATGCAATTGGGCTTGATAGCTTTGATAAGTCTTTTGAAGGTATCTGTGATTCTATTGCTATTGTAAGTGCAAGTGAAAAGGCCGTTAGTTCAACAGCTGGTCACGCTCTTATGAATACACATCCATTTGCAAAGACGCGTTTTTTAAATGCATGTAATAACTTTAATTCACTTTGCTTTGCTCTAAGTAGTGGTGATTTTAATTCTTTTGCTGAAATTGTTGAGGCCGAGGCGCTAGAACTACATGGCCTGATGATGAATTCAAAACCATCATTTATTCTTATGGAGCCGAATACTTTGGCCATCATTGCAAAGATTAGAAACTTCAGAGCACAATCAGGCGCAAAGATATGTTTCACTCTTGATGCTGGTCCAAATGTTCACATTCTTTATTTGAAGGAAGATGAAGCGAAGGTACGTCAATTCATCGAAGAAGAAGTAACTAAGCTGTGTCATAATGAGATTGTTATCCATGATCACATGGGTAATGGTGTTGAGGTTGAGTTTCTAAATCGAGAATCATAA
- a CDS encoding type 2 isopentenyl-diphosphate Delta-isomerase has translation MKKDNLDAQATSDRKLEHIKLTDAAQTAHILADKRFYYEPLFSGNREVPDLSLDFAGHKLDLPIWVSSMTGGTGIAAKINENLARACGEFGIGIGLGSCRKLLSKDSRSQFFSDFDIAKYCGNSPFYANLGVAQLEELIDEGALNKASDVVSSLGANGLIIHVNPAQEWFQPEGDIIKRSPLEIIKICLEEFDFPIIVKEVGQGMGPKSLAALMQMDVAAIEFAAFGGTNFSKLEYIRNSNDLSIHEPLCHVGHTALEMVKMSNQIIDQLGEQVRCKNFIISGGIKSYLDGFYLCKLSKGNAIFGMASEFLKTAMVDYESVSRQVTQIKAGLAFANSYLSVRSEN, from the coding sequence ATGAAAAAAGACAATTTAGACGCTCAGGCAACAAGCGATCGTAAGCTTGAGCATATCAAATTAACAGATGCTGCACAGACAGCTCACATCTTAGCTGATAAGCGCTTTTACTATGAACCTCTTTTTAGTGGAAATAGAGAAGTGCCCGATCTTAGTCTAGACTTTGCAGGTCATAAGTTAGATCTACCTATTTGGGTTTCTTCTATGACTGGAGGAACGGGCATCGCTGCAAAAATTAATGAAAATTTAGCACGTGCTTGTGGAGAGTTTGGAATTGGTATCGGACTTGGCTCTTGTCGAAAGCTTCTTTCAAAAGACAGTCGTAGTCAGTTCTTCAGTGATTTTGATATTGCAAAATACTGTGGAAATTCTCCTTTCTATGCAAATCTTGGTGTGGCACAACTAGAAGAGTTGATTGATGAAGGTGCACTTAATAAAGCAAGTGATGTGGTCTCATCTCTTGGTGCAAATGGTTTAATTATTCACGTTAATCCTGCACAAGAATGGTTCCAGCCGGAAGGCGATATCATCAAGCGCTCGCCGTTAGAAATTATAAAAATATGTTTAGAAGAGTTTGATTTTCCTATCATTGTTAAAGAAGTTGGACAGGGAATGGGACCAAAATCTTTGGCCGCCCTTATGCAAATGGATGTGGCCGCAATAGAATTTGCTGCCTTTGGTGGAACAAATTTTTCTAAACTTGAATATATTAGAAATTCCAATGACTTATCTATTCATGAACCTCTGTGTCATGTTGGCCATACTGCCCTAGAAATGGTAAAAATGAGCAATCAGATTATCGATCAATTAGGAGAGCAAGTAAGGTGTAAGAACTTTATTATCTCAGGTGGAATTAAGTCATATCTTGATGGTTTCTACCTTTGTAAACTCTCAAAAGGAAATGCCATTTTTGGTATGGCCAGTGAATTTTTAAAGACGGCCATGGTTGACTATGAAAGTGTAAGTCGTCAAGTTACACAAATTAAAGCAGGTCTAGCATTTGCTAATTCATACCTTAGTGTAAGGAGTGAAAATTGA
- a CDS encoding GYDIA family GHMP kinase, with product MNTTHTSNTILKYLEGEQFLELPKNGQLYFGHGKLLLSGEYFVLDGAQALGLPTTVGQSLRVQYSASFDPKLYWKSYDPAGKLWFEVIFEFWHFNILNENPTKEMMVLQQMLRQARRQNKHFLRDGVDVHVVTQLGFPLEWGLGSSSTLIHNIADWAMVSPFELAFNTLGGSGYDIACAQSDDPIIYQKSGDGPKWSPVEFNPSFKNNLYFIYLGHKKNSRDAIEYYNQLRPHSPEVINTISELSNQIAAAKTQEEFNFLIRAHEEIIGKQLKLKPIKQEAFSDFDGEIKSLGAWGGDFILASTMNNRKYVSNYFEEKGLKVIIPYRDLIVDNDPKVEANNVH from the coding sequence ATGAACACAACACACACAAGCAACACAATTTTAAAGTATTTGGAAGGAGAGCAATTTCTTGAACTTCCAAAGAATGGCCAATTATATTTTGGACATGGAAAACTACTTCTATCTGGAGAGTATTTTGTTTTAGATGGTGCTCAAGCACTTGGTCTACCAACAACTGTTGGACAATCTCTTCGCGTACAATATTCGGCTTCTTTTGACCCAAAGTTATATTGGAAGTCATATGATCCGGCCGGAAAATTATGGTTTGAAGTTATCTTTGAGTTTTGGCACTTCAATATCTTAAATGAAAACCCAACGAAAGAGATGATGGTTCTACAGCAAATGCTTAGACAGGCCAGAAGACAGAATAAGCACTTTCTAAGAGATGGTGTTGATGTTCATGTTGTAACACAACTTGGATTCCCTCTAGAATGGGGACTTGGGTCTTCATCGACATTAATTCATAATATCGCTGATTGGGCGATGGTTTCACCATTTGAGTTAGCATTTAATACTTTAGGTGGATCAGGTTATGACATTGCTTGTGCGCAAAGTGATGATCCAATTATCTATCAAAAAAGTGGTGATGGGCCAAAGTGGTCACCTGTAGAATTTAATCCATCATTTAAAAATAATTTATACTTTATTTATCTAGGTCATAAGAAAAATTCTCGTGACGCTATTGAATATTATAATCAATTACGTCCGCATTCACCGGAAGTAATTAATACAATTAGTGAACTTTCAAATCAGATTGCTGCGGCAAAGACACAAGAAGAGTTTAATTTCTTAATTCGTGCTCACGAAGAAATCATTGGAAAGCAGTTAAAGCTTAAACCTATTAAGCAAGAGGCGTTTAGTGACTTTGATGGAGAAATCAAATCACTTGGTGCATGGGGTGGAGATTTCATTCTTGCTTCAACAATGAATAATAGAAAGTACGTTTCAAATTACTTTGAGGAAAAAGGCCTAAAGGTTATCATTCCTTACCGTGATTTAATTGTCGATAATGATCCAAAAGTTGAAGCTAATAATGTCCACTAA
- a CDS encoding hydroxymethylglutaryl-CoA reductase, degradative, producing MKLIQGFSKLTKEQKVDFISKNLETGSKEQILSFWHQDQKLQNTFDEFSENTISNFYLPYGVVPNFVLNQKVYNVPMVIEESSVVAALSKAAKFWSSRGGFKAEIIGSEKIGQVHFVYEGEKAQLKEFFENGKIDILNSLTPLTINMDKRGGGIRSIELVDLTDKEENYYQIKMAFETCDAMGANFINSVLEAVGKYLEEKLGEHVQVIMCILSNYTPNCKARAWVECPIEDLNEKSLGMDAKTFVQKFSRAVRIAHIDPHRATTHNKGIFNGIDGVVIATGNDFRAVEACGHTYAARDGQYRSLTNCKVEGDKFLFEIEIPLALGTVGGLTKLHPLAKMSLDILERPSANELMMITASVGLAQNFAALKSLVTSGIQKGHMKMHLMNILGQLEANNEEKEKIAEYFADKVVSFSAVREQLESLRN from the coding sequence TTGAAATTGATTCAAGGTTTTTCAAAACTAACAAAAGAGCAGAAAGTTGATTTTATCTCCAAAAATCTCGAGACAGGTTCAAAGGAACAAATTCTCTCTTTCTGGCATCAGGATCAAAAATTACAAAATACTTTTGATGAATTCTCTGAGAATACCATCTCAAATTTCTACCTACCATATGGTGTGGTTCCAAATTTTGTATTAAATCAAAAAGTTTATAACGTTCCAATGGTTATTGAGGAAAGCTCTGTTGTTGCTGCTCTTTCAAAAGCTGCAAAATTTTGGAGTTCTCGTGGTGGTTTCAAGGCCGAAATTATTGGAAGTGAAAAGATAGGACAAGTGCACTTTGTTTACGAAGGTGAGAAGGCGCAACTTAAAGAGTTCTTTGAAAACGGAAAAATCGATATTTTAAACTCTCTGACTCCATTAACAATTAATATGGATAAGAGAGGTGGTGGAATTCGCTCGATTGAATTAGTTGATCTAACTGATAAAGAAGAGAATTACTACCAAATCAAAATGGCATTTGAAACTTGTGATGCAATGGGGGCAAACTTCATTAATTCTGTTTTAGAAGCTGTTGGTAAATATTTAGAAGAAAAGCTAGGAGAGCATGTACAAGTTATTATGTGTATCCTTTCTAATTATACGCCTAATTGTAAGGCCCGTGCATGGGTAGAGTGTCCGATTGAAGACTTAAATGAAAAGAGTCTTGGAATGGATGCAAAGACTTTTGTACAAAAATTTTCACGTGCAGTTCGCATCGCTCATATTGATCCGCATCGTGCAACAACTCATAACAAAGGTATCTTCAATGGTATTGACGGAGTTGTTATTGCGACAGGAAATGATTTTAGAGCAGTTGAAGCATGTGGGCACACATATGCTGCAAGAGATGGACAGTATCGCTCATTAACTAATTGTAAGGTTGAAGGGGATAAGTTCTTATTTGAAATTGAAATTCCATTAGCATTGGGAACTGTTGGTGGATTAACAAAGCTACATCCTCTAGCGAAGATGTCTCTTGATATATTAGAGCGTCCAAGTGCAAATGAGCTAATGATGATTACAGCAAGTGTAGGACTTGCTCAAAACTTTGCAGCTCTAAAGAGTTTAGTGACAAGTGGTATTCAAAAAGGACACATGAAAATGCACCTAATGAATATATTGGGACAGCTTGAAGCTAATAATGAAGAGAAAGAAAAGATTGCTGAATACTTTGCGGACAAGGTTGTTTCGTTTAGTGCAGTAAGAGAACAACTAGAGAGTTTAAGAAACTAA